TGACCACGTTTCTGCAGAGTTCCAGAGGGAAGGAGAACCTGGACAGTAAGTCCTTCAAGAAGCTGGTCTCCGCAAACCTCGGTAACATCATGGAGGTAAGGACAAACAATCCTGATTTTACGTGCTTATGTCACCTTCCGTTTGACGTCCCCGCGTTTGCCTCCAGGACACAGACAGCAGCTCCGCCGTTAAAGAGATGCAGCACGGCCTGGACGAGAACAACGATGGAAAGGTCAGCTTCCAGGAATACCTCACTCTGATTGGCTACGTGGCCAACGCCCTCAGTGACCGGAAGGCCACTCAGCAAAAGGCCAACTAATGCAGTGTTCAGAAAGCCTGGATCAACAgccttttacctttttttttctttccttgagattttaagtgcctttttttttcatttgtaaaagtgCTAAACATCATTAATGCATAATCACGCGGCTCCACGGCTCTTAATGACATCTTCCTTAGTCCAGATTCTCCTCTTTTTACTGGTTTCCATTGATTAGAAAACACTGAAGAATTCAGAGATGCAAGTGTTTTTATACTAACAGCACAGAGGACAATGAATgccttttcaaaataaaatctcaatataattttaaaaaaagaagtcgTTTCCAACTTTGTCCAGTGTATAACTTGCTCTACTCCTGGCTGCTGATGGACTAACTCAGTGCAACATCTGATGCCCTGCATAAATCCTACAGGATGCCTATGAACGCGGTTGTTGCCGTTTTCCACGTTTTCACGGCATCGCCGTGGCGACGACGTCTTCCTTGGCTAAATATAGGCGACACCCCTGATTAAACTCACACTCCTGCTTTGATATGCATCGACTCCTGCAAGAAGATCCTGGCATCCAATTTACTCTCTCCATTGTGCGCTGTCCTTCACTCTGCAACACAAtatgcatacacacatgcacacacacgtgcgcgcacacacactgtgctGTCCCCACTCACTTAATCTAAAGTTGCAGCCACGGATCAACAAATGGATTAACTTCCTGTGTGAGAGGGGTCAGAGAAGTGATGATTTGGTTTTTATTCTTAAACAATGCCACCAGCGCTGGTATTTTCTCTGTGGTTGAttgcacacacaggtgacacctTCTCCATCTCAGTCTTCATCGTGCCTTCTCTCCACATGGCTGATGGCTCCCTCATCCCTCAGCTGCTGTATCGTACGTGCGTCCCCCACCCTGGCCAACCCATACACGCTTTATTCGCCTTTATGATGACTCGCTGTGTCGCTCGGCCGTTGCTTTGTTTGAACACGCGCTCCGTCGTAAATGGTTGAGAAATAAGTGACTGTGGAATGCAGCAGACTCCTGTTAGCTGCGTTATTACATGTGAGTCAATACCACAGCTATGAAATACAGTGCTGATTGTTAGAACAcaatcagatgtgtgtgtgtgtgtgtgtgtgtgtgtgtgtgtgtagagtatTTCctacaaagtgaggacattttggctggagggttgaggttaggggaGGGCTGGGGGTGCTTAGcgttgatgttagggttagggtaaggagcaTATTATGTCTACATTAGATAGAaatacaagggtgtgtgtgtgtgtgcgtgtgtgtgtattctcgGCCTGTCCATTCATGAAGAGCAGGTATCTGGTGCATAAATatagaaagaggaaaaggagaacaaCAGGTGAGGTAGAGGGGGGAGGACCaactggagggagggagggagggagggagggagggagggagggagaagacacGGGGTgggatgggaggagagaggatcTATTTATTTAAGGCGTCCCCCCTCATCCACATCATCAGTTGCACCTGTCTTCTATCTTGTCCACCTGAGCAGCCGCCCAGCACTCATCCCAGACTGAGGTAAGTTTGGGACCGGGGGGGGGACCTCCGCCCTCTGGTTCTCTGACCTATTGATAGGCTAGAGGGCAACAGGTcctcagctctgtgtgtgtgtctaaccACGGCGCTGTCAGCTTCTGCTTTGCTCACCGTGTCACCGGGGTTGATGGTGAGATGTACGAGTGTGGGAGGTGAAATCCCCCCAGTGTGCATGTGAGGAGCGCCGCTGTTGTCTGGTCTTGTGGATGGACTAAATTAAAAGCTCCGCTCAGGTTGCTTCCGTGTATCCGGCTTGCATCCCCTCCCTCAGCTGGCCTTGGTGTGTAGCTTAGAGTTTCACTCTCATCAGCAGGCTCACATGTCAGGCTGCTGACTGAGCTCTGAC
The DNA window shown above is from Takifugu flavidus isolate HTHZ2018 chromosome 10, ASM371156v2, whole genome shotgun sequence and carries:
- the si:ch211-105c13.3 gene encoding protein S100-A16; translated protein: MEDAIKTVVTTFLQSSRGKENLDSKSFKKLVSANLGNIMEDTDSSSAVKEMQHGLDENNDGKVSFQEYLTLIGYVANALSDRKATQQKAN